One Sphingopyxis macrogoltabida genomic region harbors:
- a CDS encoding tetratricopeptide repeat protein, whose amino-acid sequence MNIRKMARAIGAGVALAALTISGAARAEWWEAETSHFIVYSESKKEDAEQFARLLERYDNALRYLQGRPVPGPDMGKANKVKVFRSGDTDDIAALAGAPESGIYGFYIPRAGSTVAFVPARNKRRDGVGVRTLNEVQLDTQRVLFHEYTHHFMLTNFSTAYPYWYTEGFAEVYGTIELRDDGSFHLGNVPQARGEALRVLPDTRLSRMFDHKVKLKGMELMQSYSVGWLLSHYLNFSQERKGQLPAYLSALNKGEDSLEAAKRIFGDLDKLQAELRKYKNGPFPGYDVKPASYVEPVVTMRALAPVEESLMSSYIRSQRGVDQKQAKDVARDVAGKDAANPDSLFAQLVVAEAQLDAKNYDAAEAAAKRAIAIAPASSLAHFMMGGVFMARGEADKAQYAAARPWFEKAHQLDLKDPRPMIGLYMSYFEAGEAIPEAALITLEDAWDYASYDTGYRLILARQLLNENKGKLAKDVLSPIAYSAHGSDKENKILATVEFIEQDKLGDARAKIAEIFQEQKDEAAGKKKG is encoded by the coding sequence GTGAATATTCGCAAGATGGCCCGCGCGATCGGCGCGGGCGTGGCTTTGGCAGCGCTGACGATCAGCGGCGCGGCGCGCGCCGAATGGTGGGAAGCAGAAACGTCGCACTTCATCGTCTATTCGGAAAGCAAGAAGGAAGACGCCGAACAGTTCGCGCGCCTGCTCGAGCGTTATGACAATGCGCTGCGCTATTTGCAGGGCCGGCCGGTCCCCGGCCCCGACATGGGCAAGGCGAACAAGGTCAAGGTGTTCCGCAGCGGCGATACCGACGACATCGCGGCGCTCGCCGGCGCCCCCGAATCGGGCATCTACGGTTTTTACATCCCCCGGGCAGGCAGCACCGTCGCCTTCGTGCCGGCGCGCAACAAGCGCCGCGACGGCGTCGGCGTGCGCACCCTCAACGAGGTACAGCTCGACACTCAGCGCGTCCTGTTCCACGAATATACGCACCATTTCATGCTGACCAATTTCAGCACCGCCTATCCCTATTGGTACACCGAAGGTTTTGCCGAAGTGTACGGCACGATCGAGCTGAGGGACGATGGCAGCTTCCATCTGGGCAATGTGCCGCAGGCGCGCGGCGAAGCGCTGCGCGTGCTGCCCGATACCCGTCTGTCCCGCATGTTCGACCACAAGGTCAAGCTGAAGGGAATGGAGCTGATGCAGTCCTATTCGGTCGGCTGGCTGCTCTCGCACTATCTGAACTTCAGTCAGGAACGCAAAGGCCAGCTCCCGGCCTATCTGAGCGCGCTCAACAAGGGCGAGGACAGCCTCGAGGCCGCGAAGCGCATCTTCGGCGACCTCGACAAGCTGCAGGCCGAATTGCGCAAATACAAGAACGGCCCCTTCCCCGGCTATGACGTCAAGCCGGCCTCCTACGTCGAACCGGTGGTGACGATGCGCGCCCTGGCACCGGTCGAGGAAAGCCTGATGTCGTCCTATATCCGCTCGCAGCGCGGCGTCGACCAGAAGCAGGCCAAAGATGTCGCTCGCGACGTCGCGGGGAAAGATGCGGCCAATCCCGACAGCCTGTTCGCGCAGCTTGTCGTCGCCGAGGCGCAGCTCGATGCGAAGAATTACGACGCCGCCGAGGCCGCGGCGAAACGCGCGATCGCCATCGCGCCCGCTTCGTCGCTCGCCCATTTCATGATGGGCGGCGTCTTTATGGCGCGCGGCGAAGCCGACAAGGCGCAATATGCCGCGGCACGGCCGTGGTTCGAGAAGGCGCACCAGCTCGACCTCAAGGACCCGCGGCCGATGATCGGGCTCTATATGTCCTATTTCGAAGCCGGCGAGGCCATTCCCGAAGCCGCGCTCATCACGCTCGAGGATGCATGGGATTATGCGTCATACGATACGGGCTACCGTCTGATCCTCGCGCGGCAATTGCTGAACGAGAACAAGGGCAAGCTCGCCAAGGACGTGCTGTCGCCGATCGCCTATTCGGCGCACGGATCGGACAAGGAAAACAAGATTCTCGCGACGGTCGAATTTATCGAGCAAGACAAGCTCGGCGACGCGCGCGCAAAAATCGCCGAAATCTTCCAGGAGCAGAAGGACGAGGCCGCGGGCAAGAAGAAGGGCTGA
- a CDS encoding isocitrate lyase/PEP mutase family protein encodes MTDKIAQFRALHVPGDPLILVNIWDAGSAKAVAAAGAKAIATGSYGVAGAQGRADGEDFPLEDVFENLARILSVTDLPVTIDMESGYGADAAAVGASVGRAKAAGAAGINMEDRLPGVTELLSIGEAQHRYRAAADTGIFVNARCDTFRGQDIAKDGGALVAATLERARAYADAGAGSLFVPFLLDPKCIGEICEASPLPHPARQGRTDAQATRGPRRRADQSWPSAMGRGNDVADGAGRTGAGRRRTRLLTPSVDQSVTPSVPSVRMNVFSRLARMASTWSSSDCP; translated from the coding sequence GTGACCGACAAGATTGCGCAGTTTCGCGCGCTGCACGTGCCCGGCGACCCGCTGATCCTCGTCAACATCTGGGACGCCGGGAGCGCAAAGGCCGTCGCCGCGGCAGGGGCAAAGGCGATCGCTACCGGCAGCTATGGCGTCGCGGGGGCACAGGGGCGCGCCGACGGCGAGGATTTTCCGCTCGAAGACGTCTTCGAAAATCTGGCGCGCATCCTGTCGGTCACCGACCTCCCCGTCACCATCGACATGGAATCGGGCTATGGCGCCGATGCCGCGGCGGTCGGCGCCTCGGTCGGGCGTGCGAAAGCCGCGGGTGCGGCGGGGATCAATATGGAGGACCGGCTGCCGGGCGTTACCGAGCTGCTTTCGATCGGCGAGGCGCAGCACCGTTATCGCGCCGCCGCCGACACCGGCATTTTCGTCAATGCGCGCTGCGACACTTTCCGCGGGCAGGATATCGCGAAGGACGGCGGTGCGCTCGTCGCCGCGACGCTCGAACGCGCGCGGGCCTATGCCGATGCCGGCGCGGGATCGCTGTTCGTGCCCTTCCTGCTCGATCCGAAATGCATCGGCGAGATCTGCGAGGCGTCGCCGCTGCCACATCCTGCGCGCCAAGGGCGGACCGACGCACAAGCAACTCGCGGACCTCGGCGTCGCGCGGATCAGTCATGGCCATCAGCCATGGGCCGCGGCAATGACGTGGCTGACGGCGCAGGCAGGACAGGTGCTGGGCGGCGAAGAACCCGATTATTGACGCCAAGCGTCGATCAGTCGGTCACGCCTTCGGTTCCCTCGGTACGTATGAACGTCTTTTCGCGGTTGGCGCGCATGGCTTCGACCTGGTCGAGCAGCGATTGTCCCTGA
- the ada gene encoding bifunctional DNA-binding transcriptional regulator/O6-methylguanine-DNA methyltransferase Ada gives MSAAETMTDDDRWDAVLRRDRALDGRFVTGVLTTGIYCRPSCAARHPKRENVRFFEDGAAARETGLRACKRCLPDEVARDEGAVLAAIAAIKESEEPLALGDLADRAGYSPTHFQRVFTRHTGLSPAAYARALREERARQALSEGGRVTDAIYDAGFSGPSRFYENMEGRMGMTASAWVNGGRGVTIHWAVVPTSLGDMLVAATDKGVCRLSFAEGREALEERFPAAGLIEGGDEFSALLEQVVAAVEAPTRGFDHIPIDVKGTAFQEAVWRELRKIPAGETRSYADIAAAVGKPGAVRAAGSANGANNVAVLIPCHRVVRSDGTLGGYAYGLPIKEELLKRETIK, from the coding sequence ATGAGCGCCGCCGAGACCATGACCGACGACGATCGCTGGGACGCGGTGCTGCGCCGCGACCGGGCGCTCGACGGGCGTTTCGTCACCGGCGTGCTGACCACCGGCATCTATTGCCGGCCGAGCTGCGCTGCGCGCCATCCCAAGCGGGAGAATGTCCGCTTCTTCGAAGACGGCGCTGCGGCGCGCGAAACCGGGCTGCGCGCGTGCAAGCGCTGCCTGCCCGACGAGGTCGCACGCGACGAAGGCGCGGTGCTCGCCGCGATCGCGGCGATCAAAGAGAGCGAGGAACCGCTGGCGCTTGGCGATCTTGCGGACCGCGCAGGTTATTCGCCGACGCATTTCCAGCGCGTCTTTACTCGCCATACCGGGCTGTCGCCCGCCGCCTATGCGCGCGCCTTGCGCGAGGAGCGGGCGCGGCAGGCGCTGAGCGAGGGCGGCCGCGTCACCGACGCCATTTACGATGCGGGCTTTTCGGGGCCGTCGCGCTTCTACGAAAATATGGAAGGCCGCATGGGGATGACGGCGTCGGCGTGGGTGAATGGCGGCCGGGGCGTGACGATCCACTGGGCGGTCGTGCCGACCAGCCTTGGCGACATGCTCGTCGCTGCGACCGACAAGGGCGTCTGCCGCCTGTCGTTCGCCGAAGGGCGCGAGGCGCTCGAGGAACGCTTTCCCGCCGCCGGCCTGATCGAGGGCGGCGACGAGTTTTCCGCGCTGCTCGAACAGGTCGTCGCCGCGGTCGAGGCGCCGACCCGGGGCTTCGACCATATTCCGATCGACGTGAAGGGGACGGCGTTCCAGGAAGCGGTGTGGCGCGAACTCAGGAAGATCCCGGCGGGCGAAACGCGCAGCTATGCCGATATCGCCGCCGCGGTCGGCAAGCCGGGCGCGGTGCGCGCCGCGGGCAGCGCGAACGGCGCCAATAACGTGGCCGTGCTGATCCCGTGCCACCGCGTGGTCCGCAGCGACGGCACGCTTGGCGGCTATGCCTATGGCCTGCCGATCAAGGAAGAATTGCTCAAGAGGGAGACGATCAAGTGA
- a CDS encoding DUF1203 domain-containing protein, with protein sequence MAYSITGLEPDRFAPLFAMDDAALAACNARRVIATADRGFPCRISLEDARAGEALILVHHTSHDVETPYRSAYAIYVRPSVVAATYRDAPPPVFEGRLLALRAFDRDGMLQDARLAGPGEADSAIRDLFADDRIAYIDAHNAAHGCFAARIERDGQ encoded by the coding sequence ATGGCCTATTCGATTACCGGACTCGAACCCGACCGCTTCGCGCCGCTGTTTGCGATGGACGATGCCGCGCTTGCCGCCTGCAACGCCCGCCGCGTCATCGCGACCGCCGACCGGGGCTTTCCCTGCCGCATCAGTCTGGAAGATGCGCGCGCCGGCGAGGCGCTGATCCTGGTCCACCACACCAGCCACGATGTCGAAACGCCCTATCGCAGCGCCTATGCGATCTATGTCCGGCCGAGCGTCGTCGCGGCGACATATCGCGACGCGCCGCCGCCGGTGTTCGAAGGGCGTCTGCTGGCGCTGCGCGCCTTCGATCGCGACGGGATGCTGCAGGACGCACGGCTGGCGGGGCCGGGCGAGGCCGATAGCGCGATCCGGGACCTGTTTGCGGACGATCGTATCGCCTATATCGATGCACATAACGCCGCGCACGGCTGCTTTGCCGCGCGGATCGAAAGGGACGGGCAATGA